Proteins from a genomic interval of Cygnus olor isolate bCygOlo1 chromosome 9, bCygOlo1.pri.v2, whole genome shotgun sequence:
- the ANAPC13 gene encoding anaphase-promoting complex subunit 13 isoform X1: MDSEVQRDGRILDLIDDAWREDKLPYEDVAIPLNELPEPEQDNGGTTESVKEQEMKWTDLALQYLHENVPPTGN, translated from the exons ATGGACAGCGAGGTGCAGAGGGATGGCAGGATCTTGGACCTGATCGACGACGCGTGGAGGGAAGACAAGCTGCCCTACGAGGACGTGGCCATCCCGCTG aATGAGCTTCCTGAACCAGAGCAAGACAATGGTGGCACAACTGAGTCtgtgaaagaacaagaaatgaaGTGGACAGATCTGGCTCTCCAGTATCTCCATGAAAATGTTCCTCCCACAGGAAACTAG
- the ANAPC13 gene encoding anaphase-promoting complex subunit 13 isoform X2, translated as MTAGGGRRGAAATRGGPRQRPQPREPPRGQTEPPGPLGLHRSGAVAAACAAIKRRVLPPVRGLTLSYRIFVKNELPEPEQDNGGTTESVKEQEMKWTDLALQYLHENVPPTGN; from the exons ATGACGGCTGGCGGCGGGcgccggggagcggcggcgaCCCGAGGCGGGCCGAGGCagcggccccagccccgggagcCGCCCAGGGGCCAGACGGAGCCGCCGGGGCCGTTGGGTTTGCACCGTTCGGGGGCCGTGGCGGCGGCGTGCGCCGCCATTAAGCGCCGGGTGCTCCCGCCCGTGCGGGGCCTCACGCTCTCCTACAGGATATTTGTAAAG aATGAGCTTCCTGAACCAGAGCAAGACAATGGTGGCACAACTGAGTCtgtgaaagaacaagaaatgaaGTGGACAGATCTGGCTCTCCAGTATCTCCATGAAAATGTTCCTCCCACAGGAAACTAG
- the CEP63 gene encoding centrosomal protein of 63 kDa isoform X1, which translates to MEALLEGMQRNGQGSGGFLTSCEAELQELMKQIDIMVAHKRSEWEGQTQALESCLSVREQELSSARAALEEKYKEVGMLRQQLEDMETAKQDLVREYEQQLKKFQEELARLRRSYEKLQKKQMREAREESNKRQGDDQFEMRRLTRKLEEFRQKSLDWEKQRLRYQQQVASLEAQRKALAEQSELIQQTQLANRKQILESVELASRSEIQHLTSKLERANDAICANELEVERLNMRVDDLTENNRMILEDQQRVQEELRQSKKMLEVLQDEKMELRATLQSQEDFIDSSKLHQEQLQKELARVTETLHTKELLIRALEERLQEKQLSSPGLELEHVLLQLDVAQKKEQHLQSEVTHLENSLVSSNARCVQLSEELAENIKELQSMEEHHTESKAEIKKLKEQLCQAEQTRRSELEGMKKEISRLTQELHQRDVTIASASGSTSDLEQQLRTEIERAERKAVEHRVILVQLETLRLENRHLSEMLEKMEFGMREGKDVTLRALSEDYATELNKLKSENQQLQKDLAEARAKLELTTQVCQDEPEGTALLQSEEPRTRDVHCRTTRESQHKHDEQTEKTHHKPDKIIQHHQGEPQGWKIQPLPAEMGAVIPETGELTTQTSRKGCLESPTLAPDSLQGTDSLLLVLDDSKGFPDGASKKCISNHQQESVPLCPLPTASVGSIAARYLEEEELRSQHILECLDAHIEELKKESEKIVRHFGHQE; encoded by the exons ATGGAGGCTTTATTGGAAGGAATGCAAAGAAATGGGCAGGGGAG CGGTGGGTTCTTGACTTCCTGcgaggctgagctgcaggagctgatgAAGCAGATCGACATTATGGTGGCTCACAAGAGGTCTGAGTGGGAAGGTCAGACACAGGCTTTGGAATCTTGCTTGAGTGTTCGAGAGCAGGAGCTTTCCTCGGCCAGGGCTGCTCTGGAGGAAAAATATAAGGAG GTTGGCATGTTGCGTCAGCAGCTAGAAGACATGGAAACAGCCAAACAGGACTTGGTTAGAGAATACGAACAGCAACTAAAGAAATTTCAAGAGGAG TTGGCTAGGCTGAGAAGAAGCTatgagaagctgcagaagaaacaaatgagaGAAGCTAGAGAAGAATCTAACAAGAGACAAGGGGATGACCAGTTTGAAATGAGACGACTGACCAGGAAGCTGGAG GAGTTTCGTCAGAAATCACTTGACTGGGAGAAGCAGCGTTTGCGTTACCAGCAGCAGGTGGCATCGctggaagcacagaggaaggCTTTGGCTGAGCAGTCTGAGCTCATTCAG CAGACTCAGCTTGCCAATAGGAAGCAGATTCTGGAGTCAGTGGAGCTGGCTAGCCGATCGGAAATCCAGCACTTAACCAGCAAGCTGGAGAGGGCCAATGATGCTATCTGTGCCAACGAGCTGGAGGTGGAGAGGCTTAACATGAGAGTGGATGATCTGACTGAAAACAATCGGATGATTCTGGAAGATCAGCAAAGAGTTCAAGAAGAACTAAGGCAATCCAAGAAAATGTTAGAG GTGTTACAGGATGAGAAGATGGAACTGAGAGCCACCTTGCAGTCTCAGGAAGACTTCATTGACAGCTCCAAGCTGCACCAGGAACAGTTGCAGAAAGAGCTGGCCAGAGTGACTGAAACTCTTCACACAAAAGAACTCCTCATCAG GGCCTTGGAGGAGCGCTTGCAGGAGAAGCAGTTGTCTTCTCCGGGGCTAGAGCTGGAGCATGTACTCCTGCAGCTGGATGTTGCCCAGAAGAAGGAACAGCACTTACAGTCAGAGGTGACTCACCTTGAGAACAG CCTGGTGTCTTCAAATGCGAGGTGTGTACAGCTGAGTGAAGAGCTGGCTGAGAATATCAAAGAGCTGCAGTCAATGGAAGAACACCATACTGAGTCGAAGGCAGAGATTAAAAAG TTgaaagagcagctctgccaggctgAACAAACTCGCAGAAGTGAGCTAGAAgggatgaaaaaagaaatctcaagaCTGACACAAGAGTTACACCAGAGGGACGTCACAATTGCATCTGCAAGTGGTTCCACATCAGACCTAGAACAACAGCTGAGAACAGAAATTgaaagagcagagaggaaagcagtGGAGCACAGG GTTATTCTAGTTCAGCTGGAAACCTTGAGGCTGGAAAACCGTCATCTCTCAGAGATGTTGGAAAAAATGGAGTTTGGTATGCGAGAG GGAAAAGATGTCACCCTGAGAGCGCTCAGTGAAGACTATGCTACcgaattaaataaattaaaatcgGAGAACCAGCAATTGCAGAAGGATCTAGCAGAGGCCAGAGCAAAACTGGAGCTCACTACCCAGGTCTGCCAGGATGAACCTGAGGGCACTGCTCTGTTGCAAAGCGAAGAGCCCAGGACCAGGGATGTGCACTGCAG GACAACTAGGGAATCACAGCACAAACATGAtgaacaaacagagaaaacGCATCACAAGCCTGACAAGATTATTCAGCATCATCAAGGGGAGCCCCAGGGATGGAAGATCCAGCCTTTGCCTGCTGAAATGGGAGCTGTGATCCCCGAGACTGGTGAGCTAACCACCCAGACCAGCAGGAAGGGCTGCCTGGAGTCACCCACCCTTGCTCCAGATTCCTTGCAGGGAACAGATTCTTTGCTCCTCGTGCTGGATGATAGCAAAGGTTTTCCAGATGGAGCGTCTAAGAAGTGCATCTCAAATCATCAGCAAGAATCTGTGCCTTTG tgCCCCCTGCCTACAGCTTCAGTTGGATCAATAGCTGCGAGATACctggaagaggaagaactgAGATCCCAGCACATCCTGGAATGCCTAGATGCTCACATTGAGGAACTGAAAAAAGAGAGTGAAAAGATAGTGAGACATTTTGGACACCAGGAGTAG
- the CEP63 gene encoding centrosomal protein of 63 kDa isoform X2 — protein sequence MEALLEGMQRNGQGSGGFLTSCEAELQELMKQIDIMVAHKRSEWEGQTQALESCLSVREQELSSARAALEEKYKEVGMLRQQLEDMETAKQDLVREYEQQLKKFQEELARLRRSYEKLQKKQMREAREESNKRQGDDQFEMRRLTRKLEEFRQKSLDWEKQRLRYQQQVASLEAQRKALAEQSELIQTQLANRKQILESVELASRSEIQHLTSKLERANDAICANELEVERLNMRVDDLTENNRMILEDQQRVQEELRQSKKMLEVLQDEKMELRATLQSQEDFIDSSKLHQEQLQKELARVTETLHTKELLIRALEERLQEKQLSSPGLELEHVLLQLDVAQKKEQHLQSEVTHLENSLVSSNARCVQLSEELAENIKELQSMEEHHTESKAEIKKLKEQLCQAEQTRRSELEGMKKEISRLTQELHQRDVTIASASGSTSDLEQQLRTEIERAERKAVEHRVILVQLETLRLENRHLSEMLEKMEFGMREGKDVTLRALSEDYATELNKLKSENQQLQKDLAEARAKLELTTQVCQDEPEGTALLQSEEPRTRDVHCRTTRESQHKHDEQTEKTHHKPDKIIQHHQGEPQGWKIQPLPAEMGAVIPETGELTTQTSRKGCLESPTLAPDSLQGTDSLLLVLDDSKGFPDGASKKCISNHQQESVPLCPLPTASVGSIAARYLEEEELRSQHILECLDAHIEELKKESEKIVRHFGHQE from the exons ATGGAGGCTTTATTGGAAGGAATGCAAAGAAATGGGCAGGGGAG CGGTGGGTTCTTGACTTCCTGcgaggctgagctgcaggagctgatgAAGCAGATCGACATTATGGTGGCTCACAAGAGGTCTGAGTGGGAAGGTCAGACACAGGCTTTGGAATCTTGCTTGAGTGTTCGAGAGCAGGAGCTTTCCTCGGCCAGGGCTGCTCTGGAGGAAAAATATAAGGAG GTTGGCATGTTGCGTCAGCAGCTAGAAGACATGGAAACAGCCAAACAGGACTTGGTTAGAGAATACGAACAGCAACTAAAGAAATTTCAAGAGGAG TTGGCTAGGCTGAGAAGAAGCTatgagaagctgcagaagaaacaaatgagaGAAGCTAGAGAAGAATCTAACAAGAGACAAGGGGATGACCAGTTTGAAATGAGACGACTGACCAGGAAGCTGGAG GAGTTTCGTCAGAAATCACTTGACTGGGAGAAGCAGCGTTTGCGTTACCAGCAGCAGGTGGCATCGctggaagcacagaggaaggCTTTGGCTGAGCAGTCTGAGCTCATTCAG ACTCAGCTTGCCAATAGGAAGCAGATTCTGGAGTCAGTGGAGCTGGCTAGCCGATCGGAAATCCAGCACTTAACCAGCAAGCTGGAGAGGGCCAATGATGCTATCTGTGCCAACGAGCTGGAGGTGGAGAGGCTTAACATGAGAGTGGATGATCTGACTGAAAACAATCGGATGATTCTGGAAGATCAGCAAAGAGTTCAAGAAGAACTAAGGCAATCCAAGAAAATGTTAGAG GTGTTACAGGATGAGAAGATGGAACTGAGAGCCACCTTGCAGTCTCAGGAAGACTTCATTGACAGCTCCAAGCTGCACCAGGAACAGTTGCAGAAAGAGCTGGCCAGAGTGACTGAAACTCTTCACACAAAAGAACTCCTCATCAG GGCCTTGGAGGAGCGCTTGCAGGAGAAGCAGTTGTCTTCTCCGGGGCTAGAGCTGGAGCATGTACTCCTGCAGCTGGATGTTGCCCAGAAGAAGGAACAGCACTTACAGTCAGAGGTGACTCACCTTGAGAACAG CCTGGTGTCTTCAAATGCGAGGTGTGTACAGCTGAGTGAAGAGCTGGCTGAGAATATCAAAGAGCTGCAGTCAATGGAAGAACACCATACTGAGTCGAAGGCAGAGATTAAAAAG TTgaaagagcagctctgccaggctgAACAAACTCGCAGAAGTGAGCTAGAAgggatgaaaaaagaaatctcaagaCTGACACAAGAGTTACACCAGAGGGACGTCACAATTGCATCTGCAAGTGGTTCCACATCAGACCTAGAACAACAGCTGAGAACAGAAATTgaaagagcagagaggaaagcagtGGAGCACAGG GTTATTCTAGTTCAGCTGGAAACCTTGAGGCTGGAAAACCGTCATCTCTCAGAGATGTTGGAAAAAATGGAGTTTGGTATGCGAGAG GGAAAAGATGTCACCCTGAGAGCGCTCAGTGAAGACTATGCTACcgaattaaataaattaaaatcgGAGAACCAGCAATTGCAGAAGGATCTAGCAGAGGCCAGAGCAAAACTGGAGCTCACTACCCAGGTCTGCCAGGATGAACCTGAGGGCACTGCTCTGTTGCAAAGCGAAGAGCCCAGGACCAGGGATGTGCACTGCAG GACAACTAGGGAATCACAGCACAAACATGAtgaacaaacagagaaaacGCATCACAAGCCTGACAAGATTATTCAGCATCATCAAGGGGAGCCCCAGGGATGGAAGATCCAGCCTTTGCCTGCTGAAATGGGAGCTGTGATCCCCGAGACTGGTGAGCTAACCACCCAGACCAGCAGGAAGGGCTGCCTGGAGTCACCCACCCTTGCTCCAGATTCCTTGCAGGGAACAGATTCTTTGCTCCTCGTGCTGGATGATAGCAAAGGTTTTCCAGATGGAGCGTCTAAGAAGTGCATCTCAAATCATCAGCAAGAATCTGTGCCTTTG tgCCCCCTGCCTACAGCTTCAGTTGGATCAATAGCTGCGAGATACctggaagaggaagaactgAGATCCCAGCACATCCTGGAATGCCTAGATGCTCACATTGAGGAACTGAAAAAAGAGAGTGAAAAGATAGTGAGACATTTTGGACACCAGGAGTAG